The proteins below come from a single Aegilops tauschii subsp. strangulata cultivar AL8/78 chromosome 6, Aet v6.0, whole genome shotgun sequence genomic window:
- the LOC109746905 gene encoding organelle RRM domain-containing protein 1, chloroplastic isoform X1 — translation MDAVRSFLLGGGLTVSTATGATAQTTSIPHISPSSLPWATRRRFHRLAAAASPHSQLPASSTRPRCSRWVVVMDDPPEPEGGGEVSRAEAVDYYVATLARVLGSEQEAQMCIYDASWDRSYEFCCEIDEEASKKLAKMPGVLAVTMVKDDVSEKDNLSSSLSPANLASFSDAACNHSSSEKSEFWLVRMEKPGVEVVTKAQMVDHYTQILMKVVGNEKDAQVSIYHVSWEENYGFCCHIDEECAKELADVPGVISVLPDSNFGSDKKDYRVSGDDSSKPSEATQVADVKTKRLFVTGLSFYTSEKTLREAFEPFGELVEVKIIMDRISRRSKGYAFIEYTTEEAGGAALKAMNGEIINGWMIVVDIAKTKSRDQKTPFGTSSFRPRFHSR, via the exons ATGGACGCCGTCCGCTCCTTCCTCCTAGGCGGCGGCCTCACTGTCTCCACCGCCACCGGCGCCACGGCTCAGACCACCTCTATCCCACACATCTCCCCTTCTTCTCTCCCTTGGGCCACTCGCCGCCGCTTCCACCGCCTCGCCGCGGCCGCGTCACCTCACTCGCAGCTCCCCGCTTCCTCGACCCGCCCGCGTTGCTCCAGGTGGGTGGTGGTCATGGACGACCCGCCTGagccggagggcggcggcgaggTGTCCCGCGCGGAGGCCGTCGACTACTACGTCGCCACACTGGCCAGAGTGCTGGGAAG TGAGCAGGAGGCGCAAATGTGCATATATGACGCGTCGTGGGACAGGAGCTACGAATTCTGCTGCGAGATCGATGAGGAAGCGTCGAAGAAGCTTGCAA AGATGCCTGGGGTATTAGCTGTTACGATGGTTAAGGATGATGTGTCAGAGAAGGATAATCTTAGCTCGAGCCTCTCACCAGCTAACCTTGCAAGCTTCAGTGATGCTGCTTGTAACCACTCTTCTAGTGAGAAAAGTGAGTTTTGGCTTGTCCGAATGGAGAAGCCCGGGGTTGAAGTTGTGACAAAAGCACAAATGGTAGACCACTATACGCAGATCCTGATGAAAGTGGTGGGGAA TGAAAAGGACGCACAAGTTAGCATATATCACGTGTCGTGGGAAGAGAATTATGGGTTCTGCTGTCATATTGACGAAGAATGTGCAAAGGAGCTAGCTG ATGTTCCTGGAGTCATATCTGTTTTACCAGATTCAAATTTTGGATCAGACAAAAAAGATTACAGA GTTTCAGGTGATGATAGCTCGAAACCCTCAGAAGCTACTCAGGTGGCTGATGTCAAAACTAAAAGGCTCTTTGTTACAG GGCTTTCATTTTATACATCTGAGAAAACTCTGAGGGAAGCCTTTGAGCCATTTGGCGAGCTGGTTGAAG TCAAGATAATAATGGACAGGATATCAAGAAGATCAAAAGGGTATGCCTTCATAGAATACACCACAGAAGAagctggtggtgcagctctgaaGGCAATGAATGGAGAG ATAATAAATGGCTGGATGATAGTTGTTGACATTGCTAAAACCAAATCAAGAGACCAAAAGACCCCATTTGGCACTTCTAGTTTTCGGCCACGTTTTCACTCTAGATGA
- the LOC109746905 gene encoding organelle RRM domain-containing protein 1, chloroplastic isoform X3 has protein sequence MDAVRSFLLGGGLTVSTATGATAQTTSIPHISPSSLPWATRRRFHRLAAAASPHSQLPASSTRPRCSRWVVVMDDPPEPEGGGEVSRAEAVDYYVATLARVLGSEQEAQMCIYDASWDRSYEFCCEIDEEASKKLAKMPGVLAVTMVKDDVSEKDNLSSSLSPANLASFSDAACNHSSSEKSEFWLVRMEKPGVEVVTKAQMVDHYTQILMKVVGNEKDAQVSIYHVSWEENYGFCCHIDEECAKELAGDDSSKPSEATQVADVKTKRLFVTGLSFYTSEKTLREAFEPFGELVEVKIIMDRISRRSKGYAFIEYTTEEAGGAALKAMNGEIINGWMIVVDIAKTKSRDQKTPFGTSSFRPRFHSR, from the exons ATGGACGCCGTCCGCTCCTTCCTCCTAGGCGGCGGCCTCACTGTCTCCACCGCCACCGGCGCCACGGCTCAGACCACCTCTATCCCACACATCTCCCCTTCTTCTCTCCCTTGGGCCACTCGCCGCCGCTTCCACCGCCTCGCCGCGGCCGCGTCACCTCACTCGCAGCTCCCCGCTTCCTCGACCCGCCCGCGTTGCTCCAGGTGGGTGGTGGTCATGGACGACCCGCCTGagccggagggcggcggcgaggTGTCCCGCGCGGAGGCCGTCGACTACTACGTCGCCACACTGGCCAGAGTGCTGGGAAG TGAGCAGGAGGCGCAAATGTGCATATATGACGCGTCGTGGGACAGGAGCTACGAATTCTGCTGCGAGATCGATGAGGAAGCGTCGAAGAAGCTTGCAA AGATGCCTGGGGTATTAGCTGTTACGATGGTTAAGGATGATGTGTCAGAGAAGGATAATCTTAGCTCGAGCCTCTCACCAGCTAACCTTGCAAGCTTCAGTGATGCTGCTTGTAACCACTCTTCTAGTGAGAAAAGTGAGTTTTGGCTTGTCCGAATGGAGAAGCCCGGGGTTGAAGTTGTGACAAAAGCACAAATGGTAGACCACTATACGCAGATCCTGATGAAAGTGGTGGGGAA TGAAAAGGACGCACAAGTTAGCATATATCACGTGTCGTGGGAAGAGAATTATGGGTTCTGCTGTCATATTGACGAAGAATGTGCAAAGGAGCTAGCTG GTGATGATAGCTCGAAACCCTCAGAAGCTACTCAGGTGGCTGATGTCAAAACTAAAAGGCTCTTTGTTACAG GGCTTTCATTTTATACATCTGAGAAAACTCTGAGGGAAGCCTTTGAGCCATTTGGCGAGCTGGTTGAAG TCAAGATAATAATGGACAGGATATCAAGAAGATCAAAAGGGTATGCCTTCATAGAATACACCACAGAAGAagctggtggtgcagctctgaaGGCAATGAATGGAGAG ATAATAAATGGCTGGATGATAGTTGTTGACATTGCTAAAACCAAATCAAGAGACCAAAAGACCCCATTTGGCACTTCTAGTTTTCGGCCACGTTTTCACTCTAGATGA
- the LOC109746905 gene encoding organelle RRM domain-containing protein 1, chloroplastic isoform X2, whose translation MDAVRSFLLGGGLTVSTATGATAQTTSIPHISPSSLPWATRRRFHRLAAAASPHSQLPASSTRPRCSRWVVVMDDPPEPEGGGEVSRAEAVDYYVATLARVLGSEQEAQMCIYDASWDRSYEFCCEIDEEASKKLAKMPGVLAVTMVKDDVSEKDNLSSSLSPANLASFSDAACNHSSSEKSEFWLVRMEKPGVEVVTKAQMVDHYTQILMKVVGNEKDAQVSIYHVSWEENYGFCCHIDEECAKELADVPGVISVLPDSNFGSDKKDYRGDDSSKPSEATQVADVKTKRLFVTGLSFYTSEKTLREAFEPFGELVEVKIIMDRISRRSKGYAFIEYTTEEAGGAALKAMNGEIINGWMIVVDIAKTKSRDQKTPFGTSSFRPRFHSR comes from the exons ATGGACGCCGTCCGCTCCTTCCTCCTAGGCGGCGGCCTCACTGTCTCCACCGCCACCGGCGCCACGGCTCAGACCACCTCTATCCCACACATCTCCCCTTCTTCTCTCCCTTGGGCCACTCGCCGCCGCTTCCACCGCCTCGCCGCGGCCGCGTCACCTCACTCGCAGCTCCCCGCTTCCTCGACCCGCCCGCGTTGCTCCAGGTGGGTGGTGGTCATGGACGACCCGCCTGagccggagggcggcggcgaggTGTCCCGCGCGGAGGCCGTCGACTACTACGTCGCCACACTGGCCAGAGTGCTGGGAAG TGAGCAGGAGGCGCAAATGTGCATATATGACGCGTCGTGGGACAGGAGCTACGAATTCTGCTGCGAGATCGATGAGGAAGCGTCGAAGAAGCTTGCAA AGATGCCTGGGGTATTAGCTGTTACGATGGTTAAGGATGATGTGTCAGAGAAGGATAATCTTAGCTCGAGCCTCTCACCAGCTAACCTTGCAAGCTTCAGTGATGCTGCTTGTAACCACTCTTCTAGTGAGAAAAGTGAGTTTTGGCTTGTCCGAATGGAGAAGCCCGGGGTTGAAGTTGTGACAAAAGCACAAATGGTAGACCACTATACGCAGATCCTGATGAAAGTGGTGGGGAA TGAAAAGGACGCACAAGTTAGCATATATCACGTGTCGTGGGAAGAGAATTATGGGTTCTGCTGTCATATTGACGAAGAATGTGCAAAGGAGCTAGCTG ATGTTCCTGGAGTCATATCTGTTTTACCAGATTCAAATTTTGGATCAGACAAAAAAGATTACAGAG GTGATGATAGCTCGAAACCCTCAGAAGCTACTCAGGTGGCTGATGTCAAAACTAAAAGGCTCTTTGTTACAG GGCTTTCATTTTATACATCTGAGAAAACTCTGAGGGAAGCCTTTGAGCCATTTGGCGAGCTGGTTGAAG TCAAGATAATAATGGACAGGATATCAAGAAGATCAAAAGGGTATGCCTTCATAGAATACACCACAGAAGAagctggtggtgcagctctgaaGGCAATGAATGGAGAG ATAATAAATGGCTGGATGATAGTTGTTGACATTGCTAAAACCAAATCAAGAGACCAAAAGACCCCATTTGGCACTTCTAGTTTTCGGCCACGTTTTCACTCTAGATGA